ACACCTGAATGGTAATGCCATACGTTCCTGCACATTGCCCGTTTCATCCGTAAAAAATAATGCGATTGTTACCATTGAAGGGTTAAGCGAAAAAGGCGATCATCCTTTGCAACAGGCATGGGAAGAACTCGATGTGTCACAATGTGGTTATTGCCAGGCGGGCCAGATCATGAGTGCAGCTGCCTTATTAAAACGCAATGCAAAACCAACCGATCAGGATATTGATAATGCGATGTCTGGAAATATCTG
The DNA window shown above is from Lacibacter sp. H375 and carries:
- a CDS encoding (2Fe-2S)-binding protein: MAAINLNVNGKTLSVDVDPATPLLWVLRDHLNLVGTKFGCGMAQCGACTVHLNGNAIRSCTLPVSSVKNNAIVTIEGLSEKGDHPLQQAWEELDVSQCGYCQAGQIMSAAALLKRNAKPTDQDIDNAMSGNICRCGTHVRIRKAIHLAAKTQSKK